A region of Tachyglossus aculeatus isolate mTacAcu1 chromosome X4, mTacAcu1.pri, whole genome shotgun sequence DNA encodes the following proteins:
- the TUSC1 gene encoding tumor suppressor candidate gene 1 protein: MWRMRGSAASSGGWSGPGRGGGGGGGGGSPSRGRDRSGRLRAGGWRGRAGGARPMLEERFADLAASHQEAIRARDERDRQNARLREENGRLRLENRRLKRENRSLFRQALRRDSEEPEPPVRAAAPGGGEQKQPQPEEGGDPDAQGGGEAERKKRKESERGADEPGSPRALRARLDRLEAMYRRALLQLHREQRGLRARTPASNLNKEEGREEEEKGEQQLEAWGAEGP, from the coding sequence ATGTGGCGCATGCGTGGTTCCGCCGCCAGCTCCGGGGGCTGGAGCGGCCCGGGccgtggcggtggtggtggtggcggcggcggcagcccGAGCCGCGGGCGGGACCGTTCGGGCCGGCTCCGCGCCGGCGGCTGGAGAGGCCGCGCGGGCGGGGCCCGGCCCATGCTGGAGGAGCGCTTCGCGGATCTGGCCGCGAGCCACCAGGAGGCGATCCGCGCCCGAGATGAGCGAGACCGCCAGAACGCCCGGCTGCGGGAGGAGAACGGCAGGCTGCGGCTGGAGAACCGGCGGCTGAAGCGCGAGAACCGCAGCCTGTTCCGCCAGGCGCTGCGGCGGGACAGCGAGGAGCCGGAGCCGCCCGTGCGGGCCGCggccccggggggaggggagcagaagcAGCCGCAGCCGGAAGAGGGGGGCGACCCGGACGCCCAGGGCGGCGGCGAAGCCgagcggaagaagaggaaagagagcgaGCGGGGGGCGGACGAGCCGGGGAGCCCCCGGGCCCTCAGAGCCAGGCTGGACCGCTTAGAGGCCATGTACCGCCGGGCCCTGCTGCAGCTGCATCGCGAACAGCGGGGCCTCCGCGCCCGGACCCCGGCCTCCAACCTAAAcaaagaggagggcagggaggaggaggagaagggggagcagcAGCTGGAGGCTTGGGGGGCGGAAGGGCCTTGA